ATGCCTTTTTTAAATGTCCATGCGCGAACTTCTTGTTCACCAGCAGTGAAGTAAGTAGCAAGGCCAAGAAGATTGTATGAAGCTTTGATTAATTGATCAAGACCTGATTCTTCAATGCCTAACTCTTCTAGGAACATTTCTTTTTCTTCCCCTTCAAGCTCAGCAATTTCAGATTCAATTTTTGCACAAACTACGATAACCTCAGCATTTTCGCCTGCAGCAAATTCACGAACTTGTTGAACATACGGGTTGTTAGAAGGATCAGCAACTTCCTCTTCACTAACATTAGAAACATATAAAATTGGCTTGATTGTTAACAAATGTAGTTGTTTTGCATATTTAAGCTGCTCTTCATTGAATTCTACTGCACGAGCAGGCTTTTCATTTTCAAAGGCTTCTTTTAACATCGATAAAATTTCATGTTCAAAAACCGCTGTTTTTTCTTTTTGTTTAGCAAGCTTTGCTACACGGTCGATACGTTTATCAACTGTCTCTAAGTCTGCTAAAATCAGTTCAAGGTTGATTGTTTCAATATCTGATATAGGATCCACTTTTCCCGATACGTGTGTAATATTTTCGTCAGCGAAGCAACGTACAACATGACAAATTGCATCCACTTGGCGAATATGTGAAAGGAATTTGTTTCCTAAACCTTCACCCTTACTAGCACCTTTTACAATTCCTGCGATATCAGTGAATTCAAATGCTGTTGGAATAGTTTTCTTTGGGTTAACTAGTTCTGTCAGCTTTTGTAAACGCTCATCCGGTACTTCTACAATTCCCACGTTAGGATCTATTGTACAGAATGGATAGTTTGCTGATTCAGCACCAGCTTGTGTAATTGCGTTAAATAAAGTAGATTTCCCTACGTTAGGAAGGCCTACAATTCCAGCAGTTAATGCCATTTTTCCCACTCCTCTATTTATAAACAAAAGATTGTCCGTTTTCATTCAATCTTCAACAATTATAGTTAGTAACTACATAAAATACAAGCAAGTCTAGTAATATTGTTAACACATTCCAGAATAATTAAAGAAAAAAGAGCTCATCTCAGCTCTTAAAAATTAGTCTGTCTTTTTTATATTTACTAAGCAATCATATAAAGTACTTCCCTGCCCATTATCTGAAACATCATCTGGTGTTAGCAGATTAACTGAACCACCAAATTTATGCCACTGCCCTTCATCAACATTAATTGTATTGGCATGTGCTTTCTTCAGTATTTTCACATCACCAGTCAGCTTTCCACGATCATTAAAAATGGTTACTTTATCTCCATCTGCTAATTGTTTTTCTTTTGCAATATCTTCTGAAACTTCTATTTTAACAGTTTGCATTCCTTCTATAAGAAGATAATGCTGAGAATGATTGGATCGTAGAGGGTGAATCGATAAAAGCTGGTACGGATATTTTTCAGCTAATCCAGGGTTTGAAATTGTTGATTCCTTTGGATAAATATATTGTGGTTTTCCTTCTAATTCTTTGTTAAACCCCAGCTCAGATGTAAATTCAAATTTACCACTTGGAGTTGAAAACTTCTTTGTTTCCCAAGGAACATGGTTTACAGGCAATGGAACACGTTTTTCTTCTTTTAATCGATCAAGCGTTATTCCTTTATCACATAAATGAAATTGTTGCCATTTCTAAATACTCATCTCGCGTATAAGAAAATTCTCTTCCAAATCCAAGTCTTTCCGCTAATTCTGTCCATATCCACAAATCTGACTTTGCTTCACCTGGTGGTTCAACTAGCTTTTCTCCATAGTTTACATAGTGGTGATACATGGATGCATAATAAATATCTTCTTCCTCAAAAACTGTGGTTGTTGGTAATACATAGTCCGCTAATTCAGCTGTATCTGTTAAAAAATGGTCAATGACAACAACTGTATCGACGGATTGAAAAGCTCTTATTATTTTGTTTGAGTCAGGAACTTGTACTAACGGATTGCCGCAGGTTACAATGATCATTTTTATCTTAGGATCCATTGCTTCTAATACGCCATCTGCCTGTTTCATCATTGAAAATGTTCTAGTTGATGTAGCCTTTTCAGGTAATGTTAAAGCCTGCACATTAAAGTTTTTACCAACCTGGATATTTCCAAAATTGGCTCCACCACCTGGAATACCAACATTCCCACTGATT
This Metabacillus endolithicus DNA region includes the following protein-coding sequences:
- the ychF gene encoding redox-regulated ATPase YchF, giving the protein MALTAGIVGLPNVGKSTLFNAITQAGAESANYPFCTIDPNVGIVEVPDERLQKLTELVNPKKTIPTAFEFTDIAGIVKGASKGEGLGNKFLSHIRQVDAICHVVRCFADENITHVSGKVDPISDIETINLELILADLETVDKRIDRVAKLAKQKEKTAVFEHEILSMLKEAFENEKPARAVEFNEEQLKYAKQLHLLTIKPILYVSNVSEEEVADPSNNPYVQQVREFAAGENAEVIVVCAKIESEIAELEGEEKEMFLEELGIEESGLDQLIKASYNLLGLATYFTAGEQEVRAWTFKKGMKAPQCAGIIHTDFERGFIRAETVSYADLLAAKTMGAAREAGKVRLEGKDYIVKDGDVIHFRFNV